The DNA window GTGGCTGTACGACGCCCAGCCCCACAGCGCCTCCATGAGCTACTGGGCGCAGACGGTGGCATACTACTCGGCCCTGCGCTCGCTCGGCGTAGACGTGGACGTGGTGAGCGCGGACGCGGATTTGAGCGGGTACGGGGTACTCGTCGCCCCGGCGATCACGCTGATGATGCCGGAACGCGCGGAGCGTTGGGCCGAGGCGGTGCGGGGAGGCGCGCGACTCGTCTGCGGTCCCCGCACCGCCTTCCGCACCCCGAGCGGTCAGACGTGGACGGACGGGCAGTTCGGGCCGCTCAGCAGTCTGGTGGGCGCCCGCCTGCGGCAATACGACTCGCTGCGTCCCGGCCTGGAGGACGCGGTCAGCGGCGGCTATTCGGCCCGGTTCTGGGCAGAGAGCTACCGGCTGGAAGGTGCCCAAGCCACGCATACCTATGAGGGCGGGCCGCTCGACGGGGAGCCCGCGGTGATCCAGCATGGGGACGTGACCGTGATTGGGGCCCACAGCGAAGCCTTGATTCCGGACGTGCTGCGTGAGGTTCTGGGGGCGGCGGGGGTGACGACGGCCGACCTTCCGGAAGGTGTGCGCCTCAGCCGCCGGGCGGGAGCCACGCTCGTCCAGAACTGGACCGGCCAGCCCGTGGAGTGGCAGGGCCGAACGCTGGGGCCAGTGAGCTTCGAGGTGATGGCGGAGGGCTGAGTACCAGGGTCGTTCCGGGCCGGGGAGGTGACCTCTAGGGGTTGCCTCCCCTCTCCCGTTCATAAATGCCGGGGGGCAACCTCACGGCGTATCACCCCTCAGTCGGCTTTGCCGACAGCTCCCCTCAAAGGGAGCCTGGGAATGCTGCTGAGACAGCACTTCAAAGCCGCCCTTCCCAGGGGAGGAGCGGAGGGGTTCTGCGCGGTGCCGAAAGAGCGAGCCCCCGAGCTGGCCCCCGAACGCCCCGACACCTAAGCGTTTTCCGTCACCGCTATCCCCTTCGAGGTGTTACAATGGCCTGTTTAAGAGCGAAGGAGGCCCTCCTCCTTCTGCGCGGAGCAGAACCCCTCTCGCGGCGCCCGGCCCGTCCGCTCGCCGCTTCCCGAAGGAGCTTTGAGCTTGCAGAACCAGAACCTAGTGGTACGTGGGGCGCGGGAACACAACCTCAAGAACGTAACGGTCGAGCTGCCGCGCGACAAGTTCGTGGTCATCACGGGCGTATCGGGCAGTGGCAAGAGCACCCTTGCCTTCGACACGATCTACGCCGAGGGCCAACGCCGCTACGTCGAGTCCCTGAGCGCCTACGCGCGGCAGTTCCTCGGCCTGATGGAGAAGCCGGACGTGGAAGCCATCGAGGGCCTTTCCCCCGCCATCTCCATCGACCAGAAGACGACCAGTCACAACCCCCGCTCGACGGTCGGCACGGTCACCGAGATTCACGACTATCTGCGCCTGCTGTACGCGCGCATCGGCACCCCGTACTGCCCCATCTGCGGGCGCAAGATCGAGAAGCAGTCGCCGAGCGAGATCACCGACCGGCTGCTCTCGCAGTTCGCGGACGCCCGGGCGATCCTGCTCGCCCCCGTCGTGCGCGGGCGCAAGGGCGAGTACCGCAAGCTGCTGGGCGACCTGCGGCGCGAGGGTTTCGCCCGCGTGCGGGTGGACGGCACCCTCTACGAGCTGGAGGAGGCCGAGAAGCTCAAGCTGGAGAAGTTCGAGAAGCACGACGTCGATGTGGTCGTGGACCGCGTAACTCTGCGAGAAAACGACCGCAGCCGTATTGCGGAGAGCGTGGAACTCGGCCTGCGGCGCGGTGAGGGCCTGCTGCGCGTGCTGATGCCCGACACCGGCACCGAGGAGTTGTACTCCGAGAAGTTCGCCTGCCCGGAACACGGCAGCGTGCTGGAGGAACTGGAACCGCGTTCCTTCTCCTTCAACTCGCCCTACGGGGCTTGCGGCGACTGCGCGGGTCTGGGGCACAAGAACGAGTTCTCGCCCGAACTTATCGTGGACGAGAAGCTGAGCATCGCCGAGGGCGCCATCCTCCCGTGGAGCAAGAAGGGCACGGGCGGCGGCGTGTACTACTGGGACAAGCTCAAGGCGCTCGCCGAGCACCTAGGCTTCGACCTCAAGACCCCGTGGCGCGACCTGCCGGAGAACGCGAAGAAGGCGATCCTGGACGGCCCCGGCGAGCCTTTCGAGGTCGTCTACCGCCGCAACGGCAAGGAAACCATGCGCTTCATGACCGAGTTCGAGGGCGTGATCCCGAACCTTGAGCGTCGCTACGCGGACACCGAATCGGAGTTCATGCGGGAAAAGCTGGAGGAGCTGATGGAACTCCGGCCCTGCCCGACCTGCGGTGGCACCCGCTACAAGCCCGAGATTCTGGCGGTGCGCGTGGGCGGCCTGAACATCTCGCAGGCGAGCGGCATGAGCGTGCTGGAGTCGGACGCCTTCTTCCAGGGGCTCCAGGACGGCACTCTAAACCACGAGGCCATTGAGCCGCACCTTGAGGGGCACCTAGGCGGCACCGCGAAGGCCCATCCGCCCCGGCGCTACGAGTACACCCTGAATGAGTTCGGGGCGGCAGTCGGAGCCCCTATCCTGCGGGCCATACGCACCCGGCTGAAGTTCCTGGTAGACGTGGGCCTGGACTACCTCTCCCTCGACCGCACCGCGAACACCCTGTCGGGCGGGGAGGCGCAGCGCATTCGCCTCGCCACGCAGGTGGGCTCGGGGCTGACGGGCGTGCTGTACGTCCTCGACGAGCCCTCCATTGGCCTGCACCCCAAGGACAACGGGCGGCTGATCGGCACCCTGAAGAACCTGCGCGACCTGGGAAACACCCTGATCGTCGTCGAGCACGACGAGGACACCATGCTGGAGGCCGACTACCTGGTGGACATGGGGCCAGGCGCTGGCGTCCACGGCGGCGAGATCGTGGCGGTCGGCACGCCGGAGGAGGTGCGGGAGAGCGAGGACAGCCTGACGGGCAAGTACCTGCGCGGCGAGCTGAAGATCGAGGTGCCGGAGACAAGGCGGCGAGGGAACGGCAAACGGCTCAAGATCATCGGGGCGCGCGAGCACAACCTCAAGGACGTGAGCATCGAGATTCCGCTGGGGACGATGACCGTCGTCACTGGTCCCTCGGGCTCGGGCAAGTCCACCCTGATCCACGACATCCTCCACGCCACCCTTGCCCGCGAGCTGAACGGGGCGAAGACGAACCCGGGGCGCTACGACCGTATCGAGGGGATGGAGTTCCTCGACAAGGTGATCGAGATCGACCAGAGCCCCATCGGGCGCACGCCGAGAAGCAACCCGGCGACGTACACGGGGGTCTTCACCGAGATCCGGGACCTCTTCACCCGGACGCCGGAAGCGCGGCGGCGGGGCTACCAGGCGGGCCGCTTCTCCTTCAACGTGAAGGGCGGGCGCTGCGAGCACTGCAAGGGCGACGGCGTCATGAAGATCGAGATGAACTTCCTCCCCGACATCTACGTGCCGTGCGAGGTGTGCAAAGGGGCCAGGTACAACCGCGAGACGCTGGAAGTGAAGTACAACGGTAAGACGATCAGTGAGGTCCTGGACCTGACCGTGGAGGACGCCCGCACCTTCTTCGAGAACATCCCCGGCATCGAGAAGAAGATGAGCCTGCTGTGCGACGTGGGTCTGGGGTACATGAAGATCGGGCAGCCTTCCACCACCCTCTCGGGCGGTGAGGCGCAGCGCATCAAGCTGGCGTCCGAACTCTCGAAACGGGCGACCGGGAAGACGATCTACATCCTCGACGAGCCCACGACCGGCCTGCACTTCGAGGACGTGCGGAAGCTGATGGAAGTCCTGAACCGCCTGGCGGAGGGCGGCAACACCCTCGTCGTGATCGAGCATAATCTCGACGTGATGAAGTGCGCCGACCACATCATCGACCTGGGGCCGGAGGGCGGCGTGCGGGGCGGCACGGTCGTCGCCACCGGGACACCCGAGCAGCTTGCCGCGCACCCGACGAGCTACACGGGCGAGTACCTGCGCCGGGTGCCGGGCATCATCCCCGCCGGGAGTGAGGACCGCGAGATGGTGGGGGCGACGGCGGCGAGGAAGGGCCGGACGAAGAAGGCGGTCGGCGCGTGACCCGGACCCTCGCGCCCGTGGGGACGGCCACGCCGCGCCTCTCCCCCGCCTGGACGGTCCTGCGGCTGCTGGGGGGTTGGGCGCTGCTGGCGCTGCTGGCGTACCTGCTATGGACGCCCGGGAATCCTGTGGTGGGGGGTGGCTGGGCCGAGCGGCTGCTCGCCTGGGTGCTGCTCACCATCCTGGCCGACGAGTTCGGCGGGTGGTTCGGGTACTTCGGGGTGCTGCTGGGGGGGCTGCCCTTCCTCGCCCCGGGGGAACTGGGCGCCCAGTGGCCGGTGATCCTGCCGCTGGTGGGGGGGGCGCTGCTGGCGCTGCTGCTCGTGAAACACTCGGGGGGCGCGTTCGTGCTGCCCTTCGCCGCCGTGATCTTTGCCCTGCCGCTGCTCGCCCTGGGGCGCTACGGCACCAAACTCGACCCGGGGCTGACCCTGCCCGGCAACGCGACCTTTCAGCGGGCCGCCCTGAGCGCGATGGTGGCGGGCCTGGCCTTCAGCTTCGTGCGGCAGCTTGTGGGCGTGGCGGTGCGGTATAGCAGGCGCAGAAGGGCCGCGCGAGCCGCCGCATTGGCCGCCGCGCGGGTTGTCCCATCTCCGGCAGAGAGCATGACCACGACGACAGCCACGGAGGTCATCACGGCTGTCCCCGCCACCGAGGAGACAACGGGCCAGGCGACAACGGGCGAGTCGGGGCAGCGGGCCTGAGCCTCTGCGCCTCCCCGGGTCATCCGCCCGTCCCTTTCCCGGGGACGGGCGGTACACTTTGGGCGTGACCAGACTTCAGGGAAGCAACCAGAACCGCACGGTGCTGGTGATCGGCACCCTCATCGCCGCCGCGCTGATCGCCCTCGCCCTGTTCGCCGTGCGCGGGAAGCCCGCCGGGGGCGGAAACACCGTGAGCTTCAATCTGGACGGCCAGCCGGTGCTGGGGCAGGCGGACGCGCCCGTCACGCTCGTCGTGTTTGAGGACTTCAAGTGCCCCAACTGCAAGCGGTTCGAGGATGACTTCCTGCCCGAGATTCGCTCGAAGTACATCGACACCGGCAAGGCCAAGCTGGTTTCCCTCAACTTCCCCTTCATCGCCCAGAACTCGGGCCTGCCGGTGGACGACAGCAAGCTCGCCGCGCAGGCCGCCGAGTGCGCCTTCGTTCAGGGCGGCAACGACGCCTACGAGCGCATGAAGGCCATCCTCTTCCGCGCGCAGGGCCCCGAGAACGCGGTCTGGGCCTCCAAATCGCGCCTGAAGGAACTGGCGGGCAGCGTGGACGGCCTCGACCAGGCCAAGTTCAACACCTGCATCGACAACGACGAGACCGCCGCCGCGGTGGATGCCGACGAGCGGCAGGCGGAAAACGCGGGCGTGACGGGCACCCCCTCCATCTACGTGAACGGCAAGCTGGTGCCCTCCTATGACGCCGCGACCGTGGGGGCCGCCATCGACGCCGCCTCCGGGAGCTGAGGTTCGCCCCCTGTGACCCGCGACAATCGCCTGTACCTCGCCTGGGTCGTCGCGCTGGCCGCCACGCTGGGCAGCCTGTGGTTCAGCGAGGTGCGGGGCTTCGTGCCGTGCGTGCTGTGCTGGTTCCAGCGCATCGCCATGTACCCGCTCGCCCTGCTGCTGGGCATCGCGGCCCTGCGCGGGGACCTGAGCATCCGTGCCTACGCCCTGCCGCTCGCCGCCGTCGGCTGGATCATCGCTCTGATCCACAACCTGGAGGACTGGGGGATCATCCAGACCCTCAAGGTCTGCGGCGTTCGGCAAACGACGGCCGGGTGCGACGTGCAGTGGCCGCTGTGGGGCGGGCCGCTCGCCAACCTCAACTCGGTGCTGACCATCCCGGTCCTGGCCCTGACGGCCTTCACGCTGATCCTCGCGCTGCTGAGCTGGGGGCGGGGGAAGCAGGTGTAGGGGAAGCGGCCCGCCGTCAGAAAGAACACTAGAGGGGGCCGCCCACGTGACGGCCTCCTTCCTTTGCTTCTTTTGCTGACCGCTCCCTACACCGGCCTCCCCGCCATCATGAAACTTGCCGTCATGCCGCCGTCCACCGGCACAATCGCGCCCGTCAGGAAGCTCGCCTCGGCACTCCCCAGGAAGTAGACCGTCTGCGCGACCTCGCGCGGTTCGCCCAGGCGGCGCAGGGCGTGGAGGTCCTCGTAGTCGCGGCGGGTCTGCTCGGGGTTCTCGCTGGACGCGATGGCGCCGAGGACGGCCTCGGTGGCGATGGCGCCGGGGGCGACGGCGTTCACCCGGATGCCGCGCGGGGCGAGGTCGAGGGCCGCCGCGCGGGTGAGGTTGACCAGCCCACCCTTGCTGGCGTTGTAGGCGGCGTTGCCCTGCTCGGCGAAGAGGCCCTGGACGCTGGCAACGTTGACGACCGCCCCGCCACGCGGGATGAGGTCGATCAGGATGCGGGTGAGCATCAGCGGCGCGGTGAGGTTCACGACCAGCGTGCGGCTCCAGCCGCGCTCGCTGACTTCCAGGACGCCGCCGGGCGCGTCCTGGAAGGCGGCGTTGTTCACGAGAACGTCCACCGTTCCGAGTTCGCGGGCGGCGCGGAGGATGCGCTCGCGGCCCGCCGCCGTGCCCACATCGGCCTTCACCCGGGCCTGGCCCCGCAGGATGGGCGGCAGATTGAGGTCCACGCTGAGGACGGTGTGCCCGCGCTCGACGTACAGTTCCGCGATGGCCCGGCCGATGCCCCGCGCCGCCCCCGTGACGACGACCGTTCCGCCCGGTGGGGCGGCGGGTGAGGGGTTCGGCTGGCCGTTTCTGCCCTGGCGTTGACGCGTCATACCCGCAGTGTGCGGCCCGGCACCGGGGGCTGTGCGGCAGGTGAAGGCGGGCTCAAGGACCGTGCGCCGGGAGGCGCGTAGCCTGGGCGGATGACTGCCCTCCAGCCCGCCGATCCGGCCGCCGCCCTGAACCCTGACCGCCTGCGCGGCGTGCTGCTGGACGTGGACGGCACGCTGATCGACTCGAACGACGCCCATGCCCGCGCCTGGGTGGAGGCGCTGCGGGAGGAGGGCTTCGAGCGTTCCTTCGGGGAGGTGCGGCCCCTGATCGGCATGGGCGGCGACCAGCTTATCCCCCGGCTGACGGGAGAGGACGGCGAGAGCGAGCTTGGCAAGCGGCTCACGCAGGGCTGGCTGAAGCACTTCAAACCGCTGATCCCGGAGTTGCAGCCGACACGCGGCAACCGGGCGCTGATCGAGGGGCTGCGTGCCCGCGGACTCCGGGTGGCCCTCGCCACCAGCGGTGAGGCGGAGATTGTCGACGGGTTGCTCAAGCAGGCGGGGCTGGACGACCTGAACCTCGACCGGGTGAGCAGCAGCGAGGTCGAGAGCAGCAAGCCCGAGCCCGACCTCGTGGAGGCGGGGCTGAACAAACTGGGCCTGCCCGCCGACGCCGCGCTGATGGTCGGCGACACTCCCTTCGACGCCGAGGCGGCCCACAAGGCAGGGGTGCCCTGCGTCCTGCTGCGCTGCGGCGGCGACAGCGACGAGGAGCTGGGGCGGGCGCCTGCCCTCGTCCTCGACGATCCGCAGGCGCTGCTGGAGGCGCTGGAGGGGACGTCCTAACCGTTCTCCCGCAGTTCCCGCAGCAGCCGGAAGCCGACCACGTCGAGCAGCGCGACGACCGCCAGCGAGCCGAGGGCCGGGAGCCATTCCCCACGTCCAGCGTGAAGGAAGACGGACGCCAGCCCGCCGAGGTTCAGCAGCGCGAGGAGGGCGACGAGCAGGCCGGGCAGCATTCAGGCCGCCCCTTCCCCCAGCAGGGCGAGGAGGTCGGCGTGCAGCCGCCCATTGGTGACGACGATCATCTCGCCATAGGGGTCGGGCCTGCCGCTCGCGTCCGTCACCGAGCCACCCGCCTCCTGGACGATCAGGCTGCCCGCAGCAGCGTCCCAGGGCTTGAGGCCGATCTCCCAGTAGGCGTCCATGCGCCCGCAGGCCACGTTACACAGGTCGAGTGCGGCGGCGCCGGGACGGCGAATCGGGATTCCCAGCCGCAGCAGCCGGGCGACGAGGTCGAGGTTGCGCCCCCCGCTCGCGTCGTACGGGAAGCCGGTGGACACGAGCGCGGGCGTGGTCAGGCTGGGCGTGTCGCTGACCTGGATGGGCTGCCCGTTGAGGAAGGCACCGCCGCCCCGCGTCGCCGTGAACAGTTCCTGCCGGTTGGGGTCGAACACCGCGCCGACCACCCGCTCCCCGTGCGCCTCCAGGGCGACGCTCGCGCAGAAAACAGGGAAGCCGTGCGCGTAGTTCACGGTGCCGTCGAGCGGGTCCACGACCCAGCGGAAGGGGGCGTCCGCCACACCGCCCCCCAGCCCCTCCTCCTCGCCCAGCACAGCGTGGTCGGGGTAGGTCCGGGCGATCACCGCGCGGATGGCGGCCTCGGCCTCGCCGTCCACCTCGGTCACGAGGTCGCTGTAGGTCGTCTTGCTGCGAATCTGGAGGTCCCGGCCCAGGTGAGCAAGGTGAATGGCCCCGGCGCTCCGGGCAGCCTCCACCGCCACCGCGAGGGCCTGATGAAGATCGGTCATGCGGCGAGTGTAGAGGAGTGCGGGCACAATGGAGGGATGCGGCGGCCCGTCCTCGCCTCCCTGCTCCTTGCCGTGACCCTCTCCTCCTGCGTTCCCGGCGGGGTTCGGGAAGTGCAGTTCCGCGAGGGACCGGCAGGGAGTGAAGTCCTGGCGTCCCGACTGCTCACCGACCAGGTGGTGCCGCGAGGCCGCCTGGTCAGCGTTCAGGAGGCCGTGGCCCGCGCGCCGGAGGGCAGCCTGCTCGTGGTCTGCGGCAGGCAGTGGCGGCTCTCGCGGCCCTGGGGCCTGTGTACCCACCTGTCGCGCAAACTCGCTCCCGGCCTGCTGACGGAGGCCCCGGGTATTACGGGTGGGGGCCTGCTACGCGGCGGCGTGCAGACCGTGTCTACGTCCCGGCTGGAGGCGCGCGAGGTGGTCATCGTACTCGACGTGGGCGTGCGTCAGGAGCAGTTGCCCGCCCTGCGCGCGGAGGCGACGCGGCTGAACGGCACGCCCTACCGGGTCGCCGGGCTCCTCGACCGCGAGGGAGGCCTGGACTGCTCGACCTACCAGAATGCCCTCCAGCACGCCCTCGGTCTGCCCGCCGTGGTGCCCTTCAACGGCCCGTGGAACCTGTACCTGCCGCAGGATGCGTTGAAGATGCCCGGCGCGCGGGTGCTGTGGGTGGGGGTGCGGGGGGGATAGGAACGGCAAAAGAGGAGCGGGGCTCCCCCACTCCTCTTCGCATTCCGTCCGGGACTACTTGCCCTTGCCCTTCCCCTTGCCGGGGTGTTCCGCCTTCTCGGCCTTTTCCGGCTTCTCGGCCTGGTCGCCGTGCTCCTCCTCGGCCTTGCCGGGCTGGCCCGCGTCGTCCGCCCCCCGGCCCGCCTGACGGTTGACGGCGGCGCTCAGCGGCAGGGAGAGCGTCTTCCCATTCGGGCCCATCACCTCGAACTTGATCGCGCCGGGCTTGGAGAGGTCACGGGCCAGCGTGTAGGTCGTGGCGTCGCCCTGCCCCGCCGGGGGCGTGACGCGCACGGTGCGGGCGTCGGCCAGGGTGGCACCGGAGACGAGCGCCACCGTTCCGTCCGCGTTCAGCGTGCCGATTACGGCACCGTCCGCACCCAGGAGCTGGACCTGGCCGCCCGACTTCAGGAAGGCCTGCACCCCGTCATCCTGAGTTCGGGTGACCGAGGCGGGGATGGTCCCGGGCAGCGCCACGTTCGTCGTCGGGGTTGTGGCGATCTGGGCAGCGGCCACTCCCAGGGTTGCGGCGGCCAACACTGTCATCATGTAGTTCTTCATGGGTAAACCTCCTGTGTTGAATGGAATGCCCCCGCATCTTAGGTGGACCCCACTGACGCTGGCCTGACATGACCTGACGGGGCGTTGGCCCTTTTGACGGGTTTTCCATACGGGCACGCGGGGAGCCGGGGCCCCACTGTCCCCGCATTCGCCGGGTGGTACGCTGCCCGCCGTGATCGACCGTTATCTGACCCCCGAGATGAAGGCGCTGTGGAGTGAGGCGAGCAAGTACCGGGCGTGGCTGCGGGTGGAACTCGCGGCGATGGAGGCGCAGTCGCGGCACGGCGAGGTGCCCCGGGGGGCCTTCGAGGCCCTGACGGCCCGCGCGGCCGCCGATCCCCTCGACGAAACCTTCGCCGAGCGGGTCGCGCAGATCGAGGCGGTCACGCGGCACGACATCGTGGCCTTTACCCGGGCGCTTACCGAGCGCTACGGTGACGAGGCCCGCTTCATTCACCACGGCCTGACGAGTACGGACGTGGTAGACACGGCGCAAAACCTCCTGCTCGACGAGGCGCTGCATCTCATCGAGGCGGACGTGCGGGGGCTGCGCGAGGTCTGCCGCCTCCAGGCGGTGGCGCACAAGCACACGCCCACGGTGGGCCGCACCCACGGCATCCACGCTGAGCCCATGACCTTCGGGCTCAAGTTCCTGAACTGGACGGCGACGCTCGACCGGGACCTCCAGCGGCTGCACGCGGCCCGGGAGCGCGTCCGGGTGGTCATGCTCTCGGGCTCGGTGGGCACCTACGCGCACGTCTCGCCCCGCATCGAGGAGGAGGTCGCCGCCGCGTGGGGGTGGCAGCCCGCGCCCGTCACCAACCAGACGCTCGCCCGTGACCGCCACGCGGAGCTGCTGGCCGCCCTCGCCATCCTGGGGACCACGCTGGAGAAGATTGCGGTGGAAATCCGCCACCTCCAGCGCTCGGAGGTCCGCGAGGCGATGGAACCGTTCAGCGTGGGGCAAACCGGCAGTTCCTCGATGCCGCACAAGAAAAACCCCATCCTGACGGAGAATGTGACCGGCTTCGCGCGGATGCTGCGCGGCTTTCTGGTCACCGGGCTGGAGAACGTGGCCCTATGGCACGAGCGCGACATCAGCCACTCCAGCGCCGAGCGGGTGATCCTGCCCGATGCCACGAGCGGGGCGAGCTACGCCACCCGCCGCCTGACGGGCGTGCTGCGGGGTCTGGTGGTCTTCCCCGAGCGGATGCTGCGGAACCTGAACGACCTGGGTGGCCTAGTGTTCAGCCAGCGCGTCCTGCACGCCCTGATCGACGAGAAGGGCCTGAGCCGCGAGGCGGCCTACGACCTCGTGCAGCGCAACGCCCTCAGGAGCTGGGAGACGGGCGAGGGCCTGCGCGACTTGCTGCGCGCCGACCCGGACAACCCGCTGACCGAGTCGGAGTTGGACGCCGCCTTCGACCTGAACTGGTATCTGCGCCACGTGGACGACATCTACGCACGGTTCGGGCTGTAAGCCTCTGGGCCCCGGGGTGGGTCAGGACTGGGGCCGGAGTTACCGATGCCCGGCCGTCACCGTCCCGATCCCCAGCGCGATATACACGCTGCCCGTCACGTACTTCTGCCAGCGGGCGAAGACCCGGTTGCCTTGCAGCCTCTTCCCCACCGTGCCCGCCAGCAGGGCGTAAGTTCCGTCGCTGAGGGTCGCCAGCAGCAGGAACAACGCGCCGAGGATAAGCGTCTGGAGGGCCACCGGGCCGCGTTCGGGCCTCACGAATTGCGGGAGAAAGGCCAGGAAGAAGAGGGCGGTCTTGGGGTTGAGGGCGTTCACCAGGGCGCCCTGCCAGAACACCCGGCTCAGCCGTCTGGGGGCGGGAAGGTTGGGCGCGTGGACCTCCTCCCGGGCCAGCAGCGTTCGGACGCCGAGGTACACGAGATAGAAGGCTCCCAGAACCTTCACGGCGCTGAACAGCAGCGCGGAGGACAGGACGAGCGCCGAGATGCCGACCGTCGCCGCGAGGACGTGGACCAGGCCGCCCGTCTGCACCCCAAGCGCCGAGACGAGTCCGGCCCGACGCCCCTGATGCAGGCTGCGCGCGACGATGTACAGCACCGACGGCCCCGGCACGACCAGCAGCGCCAGCGCGGCGACGACGAAGAGGGCGAGCGTGGATGGGTCGGGCATGGGGAAGCCTCCTTGACCTCGGCGTCGGGAGGGTTTCCGCGACGGGACTGAGGCTCAGTTATGCAGCTCCGTCTGGAGGTGTCAAGCGGCGGACCCGGAGACACTCCCCGGCGACACCACGCCGATCGGGGCAGAGCCTCCCGGGCCGCGCTCGGGCCACGTCACTCACCTCCGTTACGAAACGTTTACGCCCCCCGCCGCATCCTTCGGTGTCCGGCGATTTCTTGTGCGTTTTCGTCTCCCACGGAGGACCTGATGAGCATTACGACCCGGCGGCGGGGTGCCGCCATCCTGCTGGGGCTGAGCCTGGTGCTGGGGGCCTGCTCCAGCCCCGCGCCCGGCACGCCACCGACCGAGACTCCCCCCACCGAAACTCCCCCGCAGAATTCCGCGCCCGCCGCGCCCACGGGGCTCACCGCCACCCCCGGCCCATCCGGCATCGTGCTGAAGTGGAACGCGAACACCGAGAGCGACCTCGCCGGGTACAGGGTGTTCAGGGCAGCCGCGGAAGGCGGGCCCCTCCAACTCCTGACGCCGCAGCCCATCCAGGCGACGACGTGGACCGACACCTCCGCGCCCGAAGGCGCCACGCAGTATTACCAGGTGGTCGCGGTTGATACTGCGGGCGCCGCGTCTCCAGCCGCGACCGTGAGCGCGACGCGGCCAGCCGAGGCGTCCAAAGTGGAGGTCCAGAACCTCACGGCGGCGCCCGGGAGCGACCGCATGGTGTTCAACCGCATCGGGCCGCTCGTCAACCCGCCGAGCAACCGCGTCCACGACCGGGCCACCTTGCGGGTGAAGAACGTTGGCGCGGGAGACCTGCACATCACGGACCTGGCGGTCTTGGGGCCGTGGACAGTGACGCCCAGCCCGAGTGCCTCGTCGCCCCTGACAGTGCCGCCGGGCAGCTCGCTGGACCTCATCGTCCGGTTCGTCGCCGAGGGGCCGGGCAACGTGGCGAACCACCTGCACGAGGGCAGCCTGACAATCACCTCGGACGGCGGGAACATGGCGGTGAAGCTCGCGGGGCTGTGGCAGCGCCTGCCGGAGAACAACGTGGAGCCTAGCGTAGACCAGATTCGCCGGGCCTTCGGCTACACCTTCAGCTTCGTGGACCCCGGGGCGCCGGTCGGCGACTATCAGGTCATTCCCGGCCTCGACCACCAGGGCCGGGTCGCCCCCAACGGCGACGAGGTGATCTCCCCCCACTGGCAGCAGGCCGACCCGGCGCAGCCCGTGAGCGTCACGCCGCTCGCCGCCTTTCACACCCAGGGCAACCCCGCGACCCTCTCTTGGTTCCCCAAGGGTGCGTCCGACCTCCACCGCATCGTCACGACTGCGGGCAGTGACGCTCAGGCGGTGCTCCCGACCTCGGGCGAGACGGGCGTGGCGACGGCGACCTTTACGCCGAGTGGCACCTTCGGCCTCAACGTGGACGGCGCCGAGTGGAGCGACCCCACGAAGAACAAGCACGGCCCCGACCTCGCGGCGGGCTGCGCGGAGCCGTGCGGGCACCACATGCGCTTCTGGCCGGTGAAGGACAGCGCGGGGCAGCCGCTCCCGAACACGTACCTGATGATCATGGACTACGCGGGGGTGAACTACGACTACAACGACAACATGTACCTGATCTCCAACATGAAGCCCGCGCCGCTGCTCGTCAATGTCGGCGGTCCTACCTTCACTGCCCCTGACGGCAACGTGTGGGTGGCAGACAACTACAACTACACGGACCAGAATGGCGCCAAGAAGCTCGCCACCTATTAC is part of the Deinococcus apachensis DSM 19763 genome and encodes:
- a CDS encoding inositol monophosphatase family protein; this encodes MTDLHQALAVAVEAARSAGAIHLAHLGRDLQIRSKTTYSDLVTEVDGEAEAAIRAVIARTYPDHAVLGEEEGLGGGVADAPFRWVVDPLDGTVNYAHGFPVFCASVALEAHGERVVGAVFDPNRQELFTATRGGGAFLNGQPIQVSDTPSLTTPALVSTGFPYDASGGRNLDLVARLLRLGIPIRRPGAAALDLCNVACGRMDAYWEIGLKPWDAAAGSLIVQEAGGSVTDASGRPDPYGEMIVVTNGRLHADLLALLGEGAA
- the purB gene encoding adenylosuccinate lyase, which translates into the protein MIDRYLTPEMKALWSEASKYRAWLRVELAAMEAQSRHGEVPRGAFEALTARAAADPLDETFAERVAQIEAVTRHDIVAFTRALTERYGDEARFIHHGLTSTDVVDTAQNLLLDEALHLIEADVRGLREVCRLQAVAHKHTPTVGRTHGIHAEPMTFGLKFLNWTATLDRDLQRLHAARERVRVVMLSGSVGTYAHVSPRIEEEVAAAWGWQPAPVTNQTLARDRHAELLAALAILGTTLEKIAVEIRHLQRSEVREAMEPFSVGQTGSSSMPHKKNPILTENVTGFARMLRGFLVTGLENVALWHERDISHSSAERVILPDATSGASYATRRLTGVLRGLVVFPERMLRNLNDLGGLVFSQRVLHALIDEKGLSREAAYDLVQRNALRSWETGEGLRDLLRADPDNPLTESELDAAFDLNWYLRHVDDIYARFGL
- a CDS encoding LysE family translocator, which encodes MPDPSTLALFVVAALALLVVPGPSVLYIVARSLHQGRRAGLVSALGVQTGGLVHVLAATVGISALVLSSALLFSAVKVLGAFYLVYLGVRTLLAREEVHAPNLPAPRRLSRVFWQGALVNALNPKTALFFLAFLPQFVRPERGPVALQTLILGALFLLLATLSDGTYALLAGTVGKRLQGNRVFARWQKYVTGSVYIALGIGTVTAGHR
- a CDS encoding malectin gives rise to the protein MSITTRRRGAAILLGLSLVLGACSSPAPGTPPTETPPTETPPQNSAPAAPTGLTATPGPSGIVLKWNANTESDLAGYRVFRAAAEGGPLQLLTPQPIQATTWTDTSAPEGATQYYQVVAVDTAGAASPAATVSATRPAEASKVEVQNLTAAPGSDRMVFNRIGPLVNPPSNRVHDRATLRVKNVGAGDLHITDLAVLGPWTVTPSPSASSPLTVPPGSSLDLIVRFVAEGPGNVANHLHEGSLTITSDGGNMAVKLAGLWQRLPENNVEPSVDQIRRAFGYTFSFVDPGAPVGDYQVIPGLDHQGRVAPNGDEVISPHWQQADPAQPVSVTPLAAFHTQGNPATLSWFPKGASDLHRIVTTAGSDAQAVLPTSGETGVATATFTPSGTFGLNVDGAEWSDPTKNKHGPDLAAGCAEPCGHHMRFWPVKDSAGQPLPNTYLMIMDYAGVNYDYNDNMYLISNMKPAPLLVNVGGPTFTAPDGNVWVADNYNYTDQNGAKKLATYYTPSNAIAQPNTPTTVAIANTDNPQLYRTYRHNRLDTPLDQRVMTYHFPLDNGSYQVKLHFAEINWNAAGKRVFNLSVEGVPILNNFDIFAQAGGKNRALVIPVPNVQVTDKELTIQLKATVDFPNISGIEVSR